In Brevibacillus sp. DP1.3A, a single window of DNA contains:
- a CDS encoding DnaD domain-containing protein, with protein MASYRQLQTSFWQDTFVLDLTPEEKYFFIYLMTNSKTTQCGIYELPKRIAETETGYNRETVEKLLKRFEEYGKIRYSEVTKEIMILNWIKYNWINSPKVKACIKKELKKVKNREFVDSFLDQCDRYGYHIDTLSIDLGEEEEKEKEEEQEVEEKKEQEQEEKHAQANDDNPFLVYQKEIGVVSPLIAEDISKWIDENTFDEAKQIIIEAIKIAVISGVPKWKYATKILEDWARRGLRTLQEVKAYQVEFDNKRSQNSNSSGNPGGRTILKDSLPEGVQWQLEQEKKQTSNPPSDAKSIADFPDLQKRLTEMRRKRGSSDESPNDPR; from the coding sequence ATGGCCTCATATCGGCAACTACAGACATCCTTCTGGCAGGACACATTCGTTCTTGACCTTACTCCAGAAGAGAAGTACTTTTTCATCTACCTCATGACCAACTCGAAAACAACACAGTGTGGCATTTACGAACTACCGAAGCGGATTGCGGAAACAGAGACTGGTTACAACCGAGAAACGGTAGAAAAACTCCTTAAGCGCTTTGAAGAGTATGGGAAAATTCGTTACTCCGAAGTCACAAAAGAAATTATGATTCTCAACTGGATCAAGTACAACTGGATCAACAGTCCGAAAGTTAAAGCATGCATTAAAAAGGAACTAAAAAAGGTGAAAAACCGTGAGTTTGTAGACTCTTTCCTCGATCAGTGCGATAGGTACGGATATCATATCGATACCCTATCAATAGACTTGGGGGAAGAAGAAGAAAAAGAAAAAGAAGAAGAACAAGAAGTAGAAGAAAAAAAAGAACAAGAACAAGAAGAAAAGCATGCGCAAGCGAATGATGATAATCCATTTCTCGTTTACCAGAAAGAAATTGGGGTTGTATCTCCCTTAATCGCAGAAGACATTTCGAAATGGATTGATGAGAACACATTCGACGAAGCAAAACAGATCATCATTGAGGCTATAAAGATCGCAGTAATTAGTGGTGTTCCTAAGTGGAAATACGCCACCAAAATTTTAGAAGATTGGGCAAGACGCGGGCTTCGTACTCTTCAAGAAGTAAAAGCATATCAGGTTGAGTTTGACAATAAACGTTCTCAAAACAGTAACTCTTCCGGAAACCCTGGCGGGAGAACAATCCTCAAAGACAGCTTGCCAGAGGGCGTACAGTGGCAGCTGGAGCAAGAAAAGAAACAGACGAGCAATCCACCTTCAGATGCAAAAAGCATCGCGGACTTTCCTGACCTTCAGAAGCGGTTAACAGAAATGCGACGAAAGAGGGGATCCAGTGATGAATCACCCAACGATCCACGCTAA